The following are encoded in a window of Miltoncostaea marina genomic DNA:
- a CDS encoding NAD(P)/FAD-dependent oxidoreductase, translating into MVDDGATDGGRGASGRVQVLVAGAGVAGVETALALRAFAGPAVRVRLVDPGRWFRIPATATARAFGPGGPVEHPLVDVAARAGAELVAARIEAVDPARRLVLLAGGAPLAYDALIVAVGARAEPSVPGALSFRGHADAAAARGMVDDIAQAAERGRSTRMAVVVPEGGAWALAGYELALMAREHLVAAGAADRVEVTVVTAEAIPLAPFGARAAATVARMLARADVRVSAATAVRGWRWGALQLADGRELPADRVIALPTLRGPAIEGLPCDERGFVRVAADNSVPGARDVWAVGDGSTSPMKHGGVACRQADAVAAAIAGRVGGDPAGADAEGARVAPAAPLWPVPKVAGRFLTPFLQRWPEPAPAGAVSTGAADRR; encoded by the coding sequence ATGGTGGACGACGGCGCGACGGACGGCGGGCGGGGGGCGAGCGGGCGGGTCCAGGTGCTCGTGGCCGGCGCCGGCGTCGCCGGCGTGGAGACCGCGCTGGCCCTGCGGGCCTTCGCCGGCCCGGCCGTCCGGGTGCGGCTCGTCGACCCCGGGCGCTGGTTCCGCATCCCCGCCACCGCGACGGCGCGCGCCTTCGGCCCCGGCGGCCCCGTCGAGCACCCCCTCGTCGACGTGGCCGCGCGGGCGGGGGCCGAGCTGGTCGCGGCGCGGATCGAGGCGGTCGACCCCGCCCGGCGCCTCGTGCTGCTGGCCGGCGGCGCCCCCCTGGCCTACGACGCGCTCATCGTCGCCGTGGGCGCCCGCGCCGAGCCGTCGGTGCCCGGCGCCCTCAGCTTCCGCGGTCACGCCGACGCGGCGGCGGCGCGCGGCATGGTGGACGACATCGCCCAGGCGGCCGAGCGCGGGCGGTCGACCCGCATGGCGGTCGTCGTCCCCGAGGGGGGCGCCTGGGCGCTGGCCGGCTACGAGCTGGCCCTGATGGCCCGCGAGCACCTCGTCGCGGCCGGCGCCGCCGACCGCGTCGAGGTCACGGTCGTGACCGCCGAGGCGATCCCGCTGGCGCCGTTCGGCGCGCGGGCCGCGGCCACCGTGGCCCGGATGCTCGCGCGCGCCGACGTGCGCGTCAGCGCGGCCACGGCCGTGCGCGGGTGGCGCTGGGGCGCGCTCCAGCTCGCGGACGGCCGCGAGCTGCCCGCCGACCGCGTCATCGCGCTGCCCACCCTGCGCGGGCCGGCGATCGAGGGGCTGCCCTGCGACGAGCGGGGCTTCGTGCGCGTCGCCGCCGACAACTCGGTACCCGGCGCGCGCGACGTGTGGGCGGTCGGCGACGGGAGCACGTCACCGATGAAGCACGGCGGCGTCGCCTGCCGGCAGGCCGACGCGGTGGCCGCCGCGATCGCGGGGCGGGTGGGCGGGGACCCGGCCGGCGCGGACGCGGAGGGCGCCCGGGTGGCGCCGGCGGCGCCGCTCTGGCCCGTCCCCAAGGTCGCCGGCCGCTTCCTGACCCCGTTCCTGCAGCGCTGGCCGGAGCCGGCACCGGCCGGCGCCGTGTCCACGGGGGCGGCCGACCGGCGCTGA
- a CDS encoding diacylglycerol/lipid kinase family protein has translation MTTAHGTTTARRTAGRVAREVVLVANANASGASGGRSPDRVAAELRALGARVELLRTRSPGEMADAWRREPGRLVVLLGGDGTLHAAVNLPGPAPEVALIPAGRANNVARCLGIPVSPPQAARTALEGRARPVDLIECRAGASRIVAVEGLSVGFLALARHRYHSRNSADVTAAVAAGAAALVHFHPLDVRLTEHGRPGMVHVGQLFVANMQCFGTGLRVAPHADPRDGLLDVVAIDIPGRRAIPAMLLRLRRGTHLRHRGVRRWRATEITIETRGTSPVMADAEELGSGPVEVRALRGALDVVVPAQPCD, from the coding sequence ATGACCACGGCCCACGGGACGACCACGGCGCGCCGCACGGCGGGCCGGGTCGCGCGCGAGGTGGTCCTGGTGGCGAACGCCAACGCGAGCGGCGCGTCCGGCGGGCGCTCGCCGGACCGGGTGGCCGCCGAGCTCAGGGCGCTGGGCGCCCGGGTCGAGCTGCTGCGCACCCGCTCGCCCGGCGAGATGGCCGACGCGTGGCGACGCGAGCCGGGCCGGCTCGTGGTGCTGCTGGGCGGCGACGGCACGCTGCACGCCGCCGTCAACCTGCCCGGCCCCGCGCCCGAGGTCGCGCTCATCCCGGCGGGCCGCGCCAACAACGTCGCCCGCTGCCTCGGCATCCCGGTCAGCCCGCCGCAGGCGGCCCGCACCGCGCTCGAGGGGCGGGCACGCCCGGTGGACCTCATCGAGTGCCGCGCCGGGGCGAGCCGGATCGTGGCGGTCGAGGGCCTCAGCGTCGGCTTCCTCGCGCTGGCCCGCCACCGCTACCACTCGCGCAACTCGGCCGACGTCACGGCCGCCGTCGCCGCCGGCGCCGCGGCGCTCGTCCACTTCCACCCCCTCGACGTGCGGCTCACCGAGCACGGGCGCCCGGGCATGGTGCACGTCGGCCAGCTCTTCGTGGCGAACATGCAGTGCTTCGGCACGGGGCTGCGGGTGGCGCCGCACGCCGACCCCCGCGACGGCCTGCTCGACGTGGTGGCGATCGACATCCCGGGGCGGCGGGCCATCCCGGCCATGCTCCTGCGGCTGCGCCGCGGCACGCACCTGCGGCACCGCGGCGTGCGCCGGTGGCGCGCGACGGAGATCACCATCGAGACCCGCGGCACCTCGCCGGTCATGGCCGACGCCGAGGAGCTGGGCAGCGGGCCGGTGGAGGTGCGCGCCCTGCGCGGCGCCCTCGACGTCGTGGTGCCGGCCCAGCCATGCGACTGA